From Deferrisoma camini S3R1, the proteins below share one genomic window:
- a CDS encoding methyltransferase family protein, protein MSEDIGRVDESSWFYRTFVKKRVTWGFVAGALFVLFAEPTRQSVFWGFWIALLGEAIRTWASGTIVKTKQLTTHGPYGLVRNPLYSGSFLIGLGVSIMGGRWWFVPLFLVAFVPVYRGLVRKEERVLLERYGDAFREYCRRVPRFVPRRLPGPGDRAPYDARRMWSKHKEWQAWLGLYAVTLYLLLRA, encoded by the coding sequence GTGAGCGAGGACATCGGTCGGGTCGACGAATCGTCGTGGTTCTACCGGACGTTCGTGAAGAAGCGGGTCACCTGGGGGTTCGTGGCCGGGGCGCTGTTCGTGCTGTTCGCCGAGCCCACCCGGCAGAGCGTGTTCTGGGGGTTCTGGATCGCGCTCCTGGGTGAGGCCATCCGGACCTGGGCCTCCGGAACCATCGTCAAGACGAAGCAGCTCACCACCCATGGGCCCTACGGCCTGGTGCGCAACCCCCTCTACTCGGGCAGCTTCTTGATCGGGCTCGGGGTCTCGATCATGGGGGGGCGATGGTGGTTCGTGCCGCTGTTCCTCGTGGCGTTCGTGCCGGTGTACCGTGGGCTGGTGCGCAAGGAGGAACGGGTCCTGCTGGAGCGTTACGGCGATGCCTTCCGCGAGTACTGCCGACGGGTGCCCCGGTTCGTTCCCCGCCGGCTGCCCGGCCCCGGGGACCGGGCCCCCTACGACGCCCGGCGCATGTGGAGCAAGCACAAGGAGTGGCAGGCCTGGCTCGGCCTGTACGCGGTGACCCTGTATCTGCTGCTCCGGGCGTAG
- a CDS encoding Trm112 family protein: MALPQDLLDILACPQCKGELEYREAENALLCHACRLRYRVEDDIPVMLIDEATPLED; the protein is encoded by the coding sequence ATGGCCCTACCGCAGGATCTTCTTGACATCCTGGCCTGCCCCCAGTGCAAGGGCGAGCTGGAGTACCGGGAGGCGGAGAACGCGCTGCTGTGCCACGCCTGCCGCCTTCGGTACCGGGTGGAGGACGACATCCCGGTCATGCTGATCGACGAAGCCACCCCCCTGGAAGACTAG
- a CDS encoding glycosyltransferase family 2 protein yields MPRARRPVPRLSATVICLNEAEKIRGCLESVRFCDEVVVVDSGSTDGTVEIARQLADVVIERDWPGYVAQQNFAKDQARGEWVLSIDADERVTPALAREIQQVLAREPAEDGFRITRHVHYLGRWIDHSGWYPEPRVRLFRRKKGRWEGVDPHYDVVVPGGVGRLGGEIVHYTYDDMADHVHTLNRFSSILAQEHHRRGRRFSWGSLLLRPPLEFLKKYVLKRGFLDGPQGFYVASLSAFYVFLKLAKLWELERVGPERPWHREGAGSGSRPPLRRDPGP; encoded by the coding sequence ATGCCCCGAGCCCGCCGGCCCGTGCCCCGGCTCTCCGCCACCGTGATCTGCCTGAACGAGGCCGAGAAGATCCGCGGCTGCCTGGAGAGCGTGCGGTTCTGCGACGAGGTGGTGGTGGTGGACTCGGGCAGCACCGACGGCACCGTGGAGATCGCCCGGCAGCTGGCGGACGTGGTGATCGAACGGGACTGGCCGGGGTACGTGGCCCAGCAGAACTTCGCCAAGGATCAGGCCCGGGGAGAGTGGGTCCTGTCGATCGACGCGGACGAACGGGTCACGCCGGCGTTGGCCCGGGAGATCCAGCAGGTCCTCGCGCGCGAGCCGGCCGAGGACGGGTTCCGGATCACCCGGCACGTGCACTACCTGGGCCGGTGGATCGACCACTCCGGATGGTATCCGGAGCCCAGGGTGCGGCTGTTCCGGCGGAAGAAGGGGCGGTGGGAGGGGGTGGACCCCCACTACGACGTGGTGGTCCCGGGCGGGGTCGGACGTCTGGGCGGCGAGATCGTCCACTACACCTACGACGACATGGCCGACCATGTCCATACCCTGAACCGGTTCAGCTCGATCCTGGCCCAAGAGCATCACCGGCGCGGTCGCCGGTTCTCGTGGGGGAGCCTGCTACTTCGTCCCCCTCTGGAGTTCCTGAAGAAGTACGTGCTCAAGAGGGGGTTCCTGGACGGCCCCCAGGGGTTCTACGTGGCATCGCTCTCGGCGTTCTACGTGTTCCTGAAGCTCGCCAAGCTCTGGGAGCTCGAGCGGGTGGGGCCGGAACGACCCTGGCACCGGGAGGGGGCCGGGAGCGGGTCCCGTCCCCCCCTTCGCCGCGATCCGGGCCCGTGA
- the waaF gene encoding lipopolysaccharide heptosyltransferase II, translating to MNRVLVIQTAFLGDVVLTTPLFRALRRRFPDARLDVLVTPAAAPLVEEDPHLDEVLRYDKKGGERLGSVARRLRGRGYDLIVAPHRSHRTALLARWIGAVVRVGFRDAGLWWLYTRRVTRPAALHEVDRNLELLRGLGLHPEPEDRVLHVGYTEREVEEVERVLAEAGGEAHEPLAALAPGSVWATKRWPAERFAEVGRGLQARGLRVVVLGGPDDRAVAQAVCAAVGAGAVNAAGKTSLKALAAWMDRVRLLVTNDSAPLHVAAARGTPTVAVFGATTLDLGFGPFHAASRVVEAEVECRPCGLHGGRRCRKGHFRCMLEVTPEEVLAACRELVR from the coding sequence GTGAACCGCGTCCTCGTCATCCAGACCGCGTTCCTGGGGGACGTGGTGCTGACCACCCCGCTGTTCCGGGCCCTGCGGAGGCGGTTTCCCGACGCGCGCCTCGACGTGCTGGTGACCCCGGCGGCCGCGCCGCTGGTCGAGGAGGACCCCCACCTGGACGAGGTGCTGCGCTACGACAAGAAGGGGGGAGAGCGGCTGGGCTCCGTGGCCCGCAGGCTCCGGGGCCGGGGGTACGACCTGATCGTGGCTCCCCACCGGTCCCACCGCACGGCCCTACTGGCCCGGTGGATCGGGGCGGTCGTGCGGGTGGGGTTCCGGGATGCCGGCCTTTGGTGGCTCTACACCCGAAGGGTGACGAGGCCGGCGGCCCTGCACGAGGTGGACCGGAACCTGGAGCTCCTGAGGGGCCTGGGGCTCCACCCGGAGCCCGAGGATCGGGTCCTCCACGTAGGGTATACGGAGCGTGAGGTCGAAGAGGTGGAGCGGGTGCTGGCAGAGGCGGGGGGGGAGGCCCACGAGCCCCTAGCCGCCTTGGCGCCGGGGTCGGTGTGGGCCACGAAACGCTGGCCGGCCGAGCGGTTCGCCGAGGTGGGGCGCGGTCTGCAGGCGCGCGGTTTGCGGGTGGTCGTGCTCGGCGGGCCCGACGACCGGGCGGTGGCCCAGGCGGTGTGTGCGGCGGTCGGGGCCGGGGCCGTGAACGCGGCCGGGAAGACGTCGCTCAAGGCCCTGGCCGCGTGGATGGACCGCGTGAGGCTTCTGGTGACCAACGACTCGGCCCCGCTCCACGTGGCCGCGGCCCGGGGCACGCCCACGGTCGCGGTGTTCGGCGCCACCACCCTAGACCTGGGGTTCGGCCCGTTCCACGCGGCATCCCGGGTGGTGGAGGCGGAGGTGGAGTGCCGCCCGTGCGGCCTCCACGGGGGGCGCAGGTGCCGAAAGGGGCATTTCCGGTGCATGCTGGAGGTGACCCCCGAGGAGGTGCTGGCGGCGTGCCGGGAGCTGGTCCGTTGA
- a CDS encoding glycosyltransferase: MRPAEGLRVLHVDTGRTWRGGQRQVFLLHRGLRERGVDSLLVCSAGGVLHDRARAAGLPTRGMGLRGEWDLVSAWRVSRLARRWGAGVLHAHSSHAHTLALLARVLGASAPVVVTRRVDFVPRPHPFNRWKYGRADRIVAISRAVEGILREIGVAPDRIRRIPSGVEPHPVEPGDGQRFRREIGVAPDEILVGNVGHLVDHKGQRYLVDAVPRVVEAEPRARFVIVGEGELEGDLRAQAERLGLGDRLVFAGLRTDIGAVLDGLDVFVMSSHLEGLGTSVIDAMLAEKPVVAAAAGGIPDILRDGVDGVLVPPRDPEALARGILRVLGDPAGAARMARTGRERAASEFGVDRMVDRYVALYRDLAGRGPG; this comes from the coding sequence TTGAGACCGGCAGAGGGGCTGCGGGTGCTCCACGTGGACACCGGCAGGACGTGGCGCGGCGGCCAGCGCCAGGTGTTCCTGCTCCACCGGGGCCTGCGGGAGCGAGGGGTGGACAGCCTGCTGGTCTGCTCGGCCGGCGGGGTCCTCCACGACCGGGCCCGGGCGGCCGGGCTGCCGACCCGGGGCATGGGGCTGCGGGGCGAATGGGACCTGGTGTCGGCCTGGCGGGTCTCCCGGCTCGCGAGGCGGTGGGGAGCCGGGGTCCTCCACGCCCACTCCTCCCACGCCCACACCCTGGCCCTGCTGGCTCGCGTGCTCGGCGCGTCGGCCCCGGTGGTGGTCACCCGGCGGGTGGACTTCGTGCCCCGGCCCCACCCGTTCAACCGGTGGAAGTACGGCCGGGCCGACCGGATCGTGGCCATCAGCCGGGCCGTGGAGGGGATCCTCCGGGAGATCGGGGTGGCCCCGGATCGGATCCGTCGCATCCCCAGCGGGGTGGAGCCCCATCCCGTGGAGCCGGGGGACGGGCAGCGGTTCCGCAGGGAGATCGGGGTGGCCCCGGACGAGATCCTGGTGGGAAACGTGGGCCACCTGGTGGACCACAAGGGGCAGCGGTACCTGGTGGACGCCGTGCCCCGGGTGGTGGAGGCCGAGCCGCGGGCCCGGTTCGTCATCGTGGGCGAGGGCGAGCTGGAGGGCGACCTCCGGGCCCAGGCGGAGCGGCTGGGGCTGGGCGACCGGCTCGTGTTCGCCGGGCTGCGCACGGACATCGGCGCGGTCCTGGACGGCCTGGACGTGTTCGTCATGTCGTCCCACCTGGAGGGCCTCGGAACCTCGGTGATCGACGCCATGCTGGCCGAAAAGCCCGTGGTCGCCGCGGCCGCCGGAGGGATCCCGGACATCCTGAGGGACGGGGTGGACGGGGTGCTCGTGCCGCCCCGGGATCCCGAGGCCCTGGCCCGGGGGATCCTCCGGGTCCTGGGGGACCCGGCCGGCGCCGCGCGAATGGCCCGGACCGGCCGGGAACGGGCGGCCTCGGAGTTCGGGGTGGACCGCATGGTGGACCGGTACGTGGCCCTGTACCGGGACCTGGCGGGGAGGGGGCCGGGGTGA
- a CDS encoding glycosyltransferase family 9 protein — protein sequence MRVLLIRLSSLGDVVLATAAVEALAEDRLDVEIHVLTKPAFREVFRNHPAVARCLEWEPGEGLASLADRVRRGGYDRVVDLHGNLRTRALRALTPRVRWSRYRKGSVRRRVAVWLRKPALLDRTHVVDRYVRALAPLGVRPVRRLPRVFPAEADYGRVEALLRASGWAGQPLIALAPGARWATKVWPETHWMDLVSRIRGEGRGFPVVIGGAGDRDLAARVLAGGPGANLAGETSILETAAVLERCEVLVTNDSAPLHLATAVGTRVVALFGPTVTGFGFYPLGPLDRVLERPEPCRPCSLHGGDRCRLGTLSCLEGVYPETVCEELALGEGAP from the coding sequence GTGAGGGTCCTCTTGATCCGGCTCTCGTCCCTGGGAGACGTGGTGCTGGCCACCGCTGCCGTGGAGGCCTTGGCCGAGGACCGCCTGGACGTGGAGATCCACGTGCTCACCAAGCCGGCGTTCCGGGAGGTGTTCCGGAACCACCCGGCCGTGGCCCGGTGCTTGGAGTGGGAGCCCGGCGAGGGCCTGGCTTCGCTGGCCGACCGGGTTCGGCGGGGCGGGTACGACCGGGTGGTGGACCTCCACGGGAACCTGCGCACCCGGGCCCTGCGGGCGCTGACGCCCAGGGTGCGGTGGAGCCGGTACCGCAAGGGCAGCGTTCGGCGCAGGGTGGCCGTGTGGCTGCGAAAACCGGCCCTCCTGGACCGAACGCACGTGGTGGACCGCTACGTCCGCGCCCTCGCCCCCCTGGGGGTGCGGCCGGTCCGGCGCCTGCCCCGGGTGTTTCCGGCCGAGGCCGATTACGGCCGGGTCGAGGCCCTCCTCCGGGCTTCGGGGTGGGCCGGCCAGCCCCTGATCGCGTTGGCGCCGGGGGCCCGGTGGGCCACCAAGGTGTGGCCGGAGACCCACTGGATGGATCTGGTGTCCCGGATCCGCGGAGAGGGCCGGGGGTTTCCCGTGGTGATCGGCGGAGCCGGGGACCGGGACCTGGCCGCGCGCGTCCTCGCCGGAGGGCCGGGCGCGAACCTGGCCGGCGAGACCTCGATCCTCGAGACCGCGGCCGTGCTGGAGCGCTGCGAGGTCCTGGTGACCAACGACTCGGCCCCCCTTCATCTGGCCACCGCCGTGGGCACCCGGGTGGTGGCCCTGTTCGGCCCCACGGTCACCGGGTTCGGGTTCTACCCGCTAGGCCCCCTCGACCGGGTTCTCGAACGGCCCGAGCCGTGCCGGCCGTGCAGCCTGCACGGGGGGGATCGTTGTAGGCTGGGAACCCTCTCGTGCCTCGAAGGCGTGTACCCCGAGACGGTGTGCGAGGAGCTGGCGCTCGGGGAGGGGGCTCCGTGA
- a CDS encoding glycosyltransferase, protein MKIAFVNSTRKWGGVKSWTLTFGRALAQRGHRVLAVVRRENPFEAACRKAGFRVYPVRFGFKYDPVATARLVRVFRRERPDVVVVNISRDLEVGAVAARLCGVAVVRRVGLVEDLRGTAEERLQHRWLVNRVVVPARWMADALVSAHPWVPRGAVRVVLNGRNLEAYPPAGGSGEGAVVFGVTSQLSPSKGHGVLLDAAERLAKEGTPFRLKVAGTGGLRAELENGVASRGLGERVEFVGFLGDVRPFLQGVDAFVLPSLKEGLPNALLEAMATGLPCVASDLPGTREVGGDAVLLVPSGDPGALAEAMARVSKDPRLRRTLGPRARARVGTVFALEGQVSVLEQVLQEVAPR, encoded by the coding sequence GTGAAAATCGCCTTCGTCAACTCCACCCGGAAATGGGGGGGCGTGAAGTCCTGGACCCTCACGTTCGGGCGGGCCCTCGCCCAGAGGGGTCACCGGGTCCTCGCGGTGGTTCGTCGGGAGAACCCGTTCGAGGCGGCGTGCCGGAAGGCGGGGTTTCGGGTCTACCCCGTGCGGTTCGGGTTCAAGTACGATCCCGTGGCCACGGCGCGGTTGGTCCGGGTGTTCCGGCGGGAGCGGCCCGACGTGGTGGTGGTGAACATCTCGCGGGATCTGGAGGTGGGGGCGGTGGCGGCCCGTCTCTGCGGGGTGGCGGTGGTGCGACGGGTAGGCCTGGTGGAGGATCTCCGGGGCACCGCCGAGGAGAGGTTGCAGCACCGTTGGCTCGTGAACCGGGTGGTCGTGCCGGCCCGATGGATGGCCGATGCCCTGGTGTCTGCGCATCCCTGGGTTCCCCGGGGGGCCGTGCGGGTGGTCCTGAACGGGCGGAATCTCGAGGCGTATCCACCCGCAGGGGGCTCGGGAGAGGGGGCGGTGGTGTTCGGGGTGACGAGCCAGCTGAGCCCGAGCAAGGGACACGGGGTCCTCCTCGATGCGGCAGAGCGGTTGGCCAAGGAAGGGACTCCCTTCCGGCTGAAGGTGGCCGGCACCGGAGGGCTCCGCGCAGAGCTCGAAAACGGGGTCGCGTCCCGCGGCCTGGGTGAGCGGGTGGAGTTCGTCGGGTTTCTCGGAGACGTCCGGCCGTTCTTGCAGGGGGTGGATGCGTTCGTGCTTCCGAGCCTCAAGGAGGGGCTCCCCAACGCGCTTCTGGAGGCCATGGCCACGGGCCTGCCGTGCGTGGCGTCGGACCTGCCGGGCACCCGGGAGGTGGGGGGCGATGCGGTCCTGCTGGTCCCCTCCGGGGATCCGGGGGCCCTGGCCGAGGCGATGGCCCGGGTGTCGAAGGACCCTCGGCTTCGCCGGACCCTGGGGCCGAGGGCCCGGGCGCGCGTGGGCACGGTCTTCGCTCTCGAGGGCCAGGTCTCGGTGCTGGAGCAGGTGTTGCAGGAGGTGGCCCCGCGGTGA
- a CDS encoding glycosyltransferase, with translation MRPIRVVRVYKRVGGGGVARRLVELLPRLREELEVRVLCYRGRGDLAGVLERDGIPVDVIPMGSKWSPWNVWRYVAYFRRIRPHVVHTHEYTANTLMIHAAWMARVPVRIRHLHSMAPWGWNGPVRTRLRVLADRRAARRAHLTLAVSGAVRQVFLETSGLPPSSCRVLYNGVDLASYAEAREEGKRFRAEMGIPADAPVVGVVGRLSRGKGHENFLRSARWISQEVPGTRFLVVGEGGRRSKLETLAEDLGLRDRVVFTGHRQDVPAALGAMDVFVFAGEADSQGRIQDGLPGVVIEALAAGTPVVAFDLPMMGEILGPSVPGFVVPRGDVDSLARAVVGFLDGRGPDTEVREAARRGVSRFSLDRCVKETVNIYKTLLATAE, from the coding sequence GTGAGGCCGATCCGGGTGGTGCGGGTGTACAAGCGGGTCGGGGGCGGCGGGGTGGCCCGGCGTCTGGTGGAGCTGCTTCCACGCCTCCGCGAGGAACTGGAGGTGCGGGTCCTGTGCTACCGGGGTCGGGGAGACCTGGCCGGGGTCCTGGAACGGGACGGGATCCCGGTGGACGTGATCCCGATGGGCTCGAAGTGGTCGCCCTGGAACGTGTGGCGGTACGTGGCCTACTTCCGGAGGATCAGACCCCACGTGGTCCACACCCACGAGTACACGGCGAACACGTTGATGATTCATGCGGCGTGGATGGCTCGGGTACCGGTTCGGATTCGGCACCTCCACAGCATGGCCCCCTGGGGGTGGAATGGACCGGTGCGAACGCGACTTCGGGTCTTGGCCGACCGACGAGCCGCCAGGCGGGCTCACCTTACCCTGGCCGTGAGCGGGGCCGTGCGACAGGTGTTTCTGGAGACGAGCGGGCTCCCGCCCTCGTCCTGCCGGGTGTTGTACAACGGGGTGGACCTGGCCTCCTATGCCGAAGCCAGGGAAGAGGGCAAGAGGTTTCGTGCGGAGATGGGGATCCCTGCGGATGCCCCGGTGGTGGGGGTTGTAGGCCGGCTGTCACGCGGCAAAGGGCACGAGAATTTCCTTCGGTCCGCGCGGTGGATCAGCCAGGAGGTGCCAGGAACGCGGTTCCTGGTGGTGGGGGAAGGGGGAAGACGGTCGAAGCTGGAGACTCTGGCGGAAGATCTCGGTCTCCGGGATCGGGTGGTGTTCACGGGCCACCGGCAGGATGTGCCGGCGGCCCTCGGGGCCATGGACGTCTTCGTGTTTGCCGGAGAGGCCGACTCCCAAGGCCGGATCCAGGACGGGCTCCCGGGAGTCGTGATCGAAGCACTGGCCGCGGGGACCCCAGTGGTGGCGTTCGATCTGCCGATGATGGGGGAGATCCTGGGGCCAAGCGTGCCAGGCTTCGTGGTACCACGCGGAGACGTGGACTCGCTGGCCCGGGCTGTGGTGGGTTTTCTGGATGGAAGAGGGCCTGACACTGAGGTGCGAGAGGCGGCGAGACGGGGGGTATCGCGTTTTTCCCTGGATCGATGTGTGAAAGAGACCGTTAATATTTACAAGACGTTATTGGCCACTGCCGAGTGA
- a CDS encoding glycosyltransferase family 4 protein → MTNSSNQSGGTRQAILLTQGLVERGHRVVFCAPSGSHALRGAGAAGAEPRALEFGGLAAQWRASRQLRRIVREAEAQVVHAHHTKGHNVALLATFGGRFPPVVVNRGVLFRPEFPVKFRTRRTAAIITNSRKVAGVLEGCGVDPKKIHVVYNARVPADRESLRRAGTALREELRLGNGPVVGAVSSARPEKGMQFLVEAAPQILRHHPGAQFVLVGAGTDRFVPRLEQLGVRDRFRLPGHRSDAVAIMALFDVFVLPSVDMESCPNVLLEAMDVGVPVVGSDVGGVGEIVEHGRTGLVVPRGDPGALADAVCTILSLPDRGQAMGEAGHRKISEHFTPQDKCQRTLAVYERVLGR, encoded by the coding sequence GTGACGAACTCGTCAAATCAAAGCGGCGGTACCCGCCAGGCAATTCTGCTGACGCAGGGGCTCGTGGAACGGGGCCACCGAGTGGTGTTCTGTGCCCCATCGGGATCCCACGCTCTCCGTGGGGCCGGGGCCGCTGGTGCAGAGCCGCGGGCTCTCGAGTTCGGGGGACTGGCGGCGCAGTGGCGGGCCTCCCGGCAGCTTCGGAGGATCGTTAGGGAAGCCGAGGCCCAGGTGGTCCACGCTCACCACACAAAGGGCCACAACGTGGCACTTCTGGCCACGTTCGGGGGGAGGTTCCCGCCCGTGGTGGTGAACCGGGGGGTGCTGTTCCGGCCGGAGTTCCCGGTGAAGTTCCGAACCCGGCGAACCGCGGCGATCATCACGAACTCACGGAAAGTGGCCGGAGTCTTGGAAGGATGCGGCGTGGATCCGAAAAAGATCCACGTGGTGTACAACGCGCGGGTACCGGCGGACCGGGAGAGCCTGCGCCGGGCCGGCACCGCCCTCCGGGAGGAGCTCCGGCTCGGCAACGGGCCGGTGGTGGGGGCGGTGAGCAGTGCGAGGCCGGAGAAGGGCATGCAGTTCCTGGTGGAGGCCGCGCCCCAGATCCTTCGTCACCATCCCGGGGCGCAGTTCGTGTTGGTGGGGGCGGGCACGGACCGGTTCGTCCCCCGGCTCGAGCAGCTGGGGGTTCGCGATCGGTTCCGGCTGCCCGGGCATCGATCCGACGCCGTGGCGATCATGGCGCTGTTCGACGTGTTCGTGCTCCCTTCCGTGGACATGGAGTCGTGCCCCAACGTGCTGCTCGAGGCCATGGACGTGGGGGTGCCGGTGGTCGGGTCGGACGTGGGGGGGGTGGGAGAGATCGTCGAGCACGGTCGCACGGGCCTCGTGGTCCCGAGGGGGGACCCCGGTGCCCTGGCAGACGCCGTGTGTACGATCCTGTCGCTCCCGGACAGGGGGCAGGCGATGGGCGAGGCGGGCCACCGAAAGATCTCCGAGCATTTCACCCCGCAGGACAAGTGCCAAAGGACCCTCGCGGTGTACGAGCGGGTCCTGGGGAGGTGA
- a CDS encoding glycosyltransferase family 9 protein — MVRVAWVRDFVRAVPYLLTPRTVVLRRFSRALGDNLMLTHLARRLRARWPGLRIVVETNWPELFWNNPHVAVAVRSKVAPRYVRPAYRIDRATQDHILDQLARSIGLPDDDGERAVEVYLSQEEREKALEGLPRSYVVICPVGKRTVAGNRKDWGFERFQQVVRSERGVRFVQIGSRSDPLLEGVIDRRGLPIRASAAVLEGAETALLLEGGLMHLARAVNTSAIVIYGGTVAPEVSCYPEHLNVAVRAPCGPCFRSHGRVGDCHRHECMAKIRPELVQELLSRVRSGVKGVVEIPW, encoded by the coding sequence GTGGTGCGGGTGGCGTGGGTCCGTGACTTCGTGCGCGCCGTCCCTTACCTTCTGACGCCGAGGACCGTGGTGCTGCGGAGGTTCTCTCGTGCGTTGGGAGACAACCTCATGTTGACCCACCTGGCCCGCCGGCTGAGAGCCAGATGGCCCGGCCTGCGCATCGTGGTGGAGACGAACTGGCCGGAGCTGTTCTGGAACAACCCCCACGTGGCCGTGGCGGTCCGCTCCAAGGTGGCGCCGCGTTACGTTCGCCCGGCGTACCGGATCGACAGGGCCACCCAGGATCACATCCTCGATCAGCTGGCCCGGAGCATCGGTCTGCCCGACGACGACGGTGAAAGGGCGGTGGAGGTGTATCTCAGCCAAGAGGAGCGGGAAAAGGCCCTCGAAGGCCTCCCCCGGAGCTATGTCGTGATCTGCCCGGTCGGAAAACGGACGGTGGCCGGGAACCGGAAGGACTGGGGGTTCGAGCGGTTCCAGCAGGTGGTCCGTTCCGAAAGGGGTGTGAGGTTCGTGCAGATCGGCTCCCGGTCGGATCCCCTGCTCGAGGGGGTGATCGACCGGAGGGGCCTCCCCATCCGGGCAAGCGCCGCGGTGCTGGAGGGGGCGGAGACCGCCCTGTTGCTGGAGGGCGGGTTGATGCACCTGGCTCGCGCCGTGAACACGTCGGCCATCGTGATCTACGGTGGGACCGTGGCCCCCGAGGTGAGCTGTTACCCCGAGCACCTGAACGTGGCGGTGCGCGCGCCGTGCGGGCCCTGTTTTCGATCCCACGGCCGGGTCGGGGACTGCCACCGCCACGAGTGCATGGCCAAGATCCGTCCGGAGCTGGTTCAGGAGCTGCTGTCCCGGGTGCGGAGCGGGGTGAAAGGCGTGGTCGAGATCCCCTGGTAG
- a CDS encoding polysaccharide pyruvyl transferase family protein, protein MEVDIDVKGCFREIPKGETVIVGGGGLLNARNKWNNNLKKIFARNRVVVWGAGFNRHYDRSVRKPLDLMDVFLLGIRDYTAKYNFVPCPSCMLPFLEDRYEVRREIGVYEHKNAPISDESLAGFERMSNKTQDVEGAIRFLGESGAVVTNTYHGAYWGLLLGKRVVLYRKFSTRFDGFPFPLAEFSGNLDRDLSRSAPAHGYLEACRKANEWFAGRVAEALSCPVSSRPFPGQPRLGSVEREDDTA, encoded by the coding sequence GTGGAGGTCGATATCGACGTCAAGGGGTGTTTTCGAGAGATACCGAAAGGAGAGACGGTCATCGTCGGTGGGGGAGGGCTCCTGAATGCTAGAAATAAGTGGAACAACAATCTAAAAAAGATTTTTGCCAGGAACAGGGTGGTCGTTTGGGGGGCTGGGTTTAATAGGCACTATGATAGATCGGTTCGGAAGCCTCTGGACCTGATGGATGTGTTCCTGCTTGGGATTCGGGATTACACGGCGAAGTACAACTTCGTCCCTTGTCCGTCCTGCATGTTGCCGTTTCTGGAGGACCGTTACGAGGTGCGCCGTGAGATCGGGGTGTACGAGCACAAGAACGCGCCCATCTCGGACGAGAGCCTTGCCGGCTTCGAACGGATGAGCAACAAGACCCAAGACGTGGAAGGGGCGATCCGCTTTCTGGGGGAGTCGGGGGCCGTCGTGACCAACACTTACCACGGAGCGTACTGGGGGCTGCTCTTGGGGAAACGGGTCGTTCTGTACCGAAAGTTCTCGACCCGCTTCGACGGGTTCCCGTTTCCCCTGGCCGAGTTCAGCGGGAACCTGGACCGCGACCTCTCCCGAAGCGCGCCGGCCCACGGGTACCTGGAGGCGTGCCGGAAGGCCAACGAATGGTTCGCCGGCCGGGTGGCCGAGGCGTTGAGCTGCCCGGTCTCCAGCCGGCCGTTCCCAGGGCAGCCCCGTCTGGGATCCGTGGAGAGAGAGGACGACACCGCGTGA
- a CDS encoding glycosyltransferase family 9 protein, protein MRALVIQLRQIGDVVLTTPVPRILKEARPGCRVTFLTERPSDQLLEGNPHIDEILLNDRRAPWWRTLRLGLALRRRRFDVVLDFMGNPRSAILAFLSGAGTRVSYRAPGRGVLYTHRVSGAGNYAVEIKKNLLEPLGIRSEWDRPEIFLTPEEQEWARSERRRLIREGSDRLVTVDPSHRRVTRRWPSEHYGRLCVWMAEQGWTPVVLWGPGEEGVARAVVEASGARAVPAPATTLRQMAALIGAADLHVGNCSAPRHIAVAVGTPSFTILGSTSVGWTHPAPEHTQLALGLDCQPCNRNRCSRDDLACLRGLTPERVAGAIGEWVTGTLGWRTA, encoded by the coding sequence GTGAGAGCCCTGGTGATCCAACTGCGCCAGATCGGGGACGTGGTGCTCACCACCCCGGTTCCCCGGATCCTCAAGGAGGCGCGGCCGGGGTGCCGGGTCACGTTCCTGACGGAGCGGCCGAGCGACCAGCTGCTGGAAGGGAACCCCCACATCGACGAGATTCTGCTGAACGACCGCAGGGCGCCCTGGTGGCGGACCCTGCGGCTCGGCCTTGCCTTGCGGCGGCGCCGGTTCGACGTGGTGCTCGACTTCATGGGCAATCCCCGGTCGGCCATCCTCGCGTTTCTGTCGGGCGCGGGCACCCGGGTCTCGTACCGGGCGCCGGGACGGGGCGTTCTGTACACCCATCGGGTTTCCGGTGCCGGGAACTACGCCGTCGAGATCAAGAAAAACCTCCTGGAGCCGCTCGGCATCCGGTCGGAGTGGGACCGGCCGGAGATCTTCCTCACGCCCGAGGAGCAGGAATGGGCGCGTTCGGAGCGAAGGCGGCTGATCCGGGAGGGGTCCGACCGGCTGGTGACCGTGGATCCTTCCCACCGGCGGGTCACCCGGCGCTGGCCGTCCGAGCATTACGGAAGACTCTGTGTTTGGATGGCCGAGCAGGGCTGGACCCCGGTGGTGCTGTGGGGGCCCGGCGAGGAGGGGGTGGCCCGGGCGGTGGTGGAGGCCTCCGGGGCCCGGGCGGTTCCGGCGCCGGCCACGACCCTTCGGCAGATGGCCGCCCTGATCGGGGCGGCGGACCTTCACGTGGGGAACTGCTCCGCGCCCCGGCACATCGCCGTGGCCGTGGGCACGCCGTCGTTCACGATCCTGGGGTCCACCAGCGTCGGCTGGACCCATCCGGCGCCCGAGCACACCCAACTCGCCCTGGGGCTCGACTGCCAGCCGTGCAACCGGAACCGCTGCAGCCGGGACGACCTGGCCTGCCTCCGGGGTCTCACGCCGGAGCGGGTGGCCGGGGCGATCGGCGAGTGGGTGACGGGCACCCTGGGTTGGAGGACGGCGTGA